One genomic region from Euzebya tangerina encodes:
- a CDS encoding TIGR00341 family protein yields MERTPADVPVPATVVVPLANPDTAPGLLRLAAAVTRERGRVLGLSILLEDKGRDAEHERMERLEKACAAASNMRPDVEVDLVVARAATVTRGVLDTVAEEGADAVVLGIGRVTDETGLGEITTSILDAAPCDVLLYRTGQTTPLRKSKRVVAAVSPHDRDRRTAHLALLVAGALGVETRAVTVVDYEHTIAQASVRLGQQLDGLPGGDDCDRRLVHGNQPAQALLRQAADTELLVLGSARTKGQVHEETIRTVLDGFDGPLLINAPHARDRGVFDGRFRRIRPRLTEPEQDELVWQAERLAKTSPDYLVLSLVSALIASLGLLLNSTAVIIGAMLVAPLMTPLVALGVGVTAGRVGIARQSLATVLNGTGMILVASFVLGLLIQPDAPTSEMTSRSAPTLLDAGIALASGIAGGYATARRDIPAALAGVAIAAALVPPLCVVGLAAGIGQAQLALGALLLFTTNIVCIAAVSCLVFAWLGLRIQRHRRVESRSGWAVGMIAAVAGLLVAIVVLNADQTGFDRRRIISSIEETIPGISVQQVETSGISPVEVTATVTADSDPTPADATVIEGAVAEAIGSPVDLRLIVLPVVTPDGE; encoded by the coding sequence ATGGAGCGGACGCCAGCAGACGTGCCCGTGCCGGCGACCGTCGTCGTCCCCCTGGCGAACCCGGACACCGCACCCGGTCTGCTGCGCCTGGCCGCCGCCGTCACCCGCGAGAGGGGTCGTGTCCTCGGTCTGTCGATCCTGCTGGAGGACAAGGGCCGGGATGCCGAACACGAGCGGATGGAGCGGTTGGAGAAGGCCTGCGCTGCCGCCTCCAACATGCGCCCGGACGTCGAGGTCGACCTCGTGGTCGCGCGTGCCGCCACCGTCACCCGTGGTGTCCTCGACACCGTGGCGGAGGAGGGGGCGGACGCCGTGGTCCTCGGCATCGGCCGCGTGACCGACGAGACGGGGCTCGGAGAGATCACCACCAGCATCCTGGATGCCGCACCGTGCGACGTCCTGCTCTACCGCACCGGTCAGACCACGCCCCTGCGCAAGTCCAAGCGCGTGGTCGCGGCCGTCAGCCCCCATGATCGGGACCGCCGCACCGCTCACCTCGCGCTGCTGGTGGCGGGCGCACTGGGCGTGGAGACGCGGGCCGTGACCGTGGTCGACTACGAGCACACCATCGCCCAGGCCAGCGTCCGCCTCGGGCAACAACTCGACGGTCTGCCCGGAGGCGACGACTGCGACCGTCGGCTGGTGCACGGCAATCAACCGGCGCAGGCCCTGCTCCGGCAAGCAGCCGACACCGAGCTGCTGGTCCTGGGCAGCGCCCGCACCAAGGGCCAGGTCCACGAGGAGACGATCAGGACCGTTCTCGACGGCTTCGACGGACCGCTGCTGATCAACGCACCGCACGCGCGCGACCGCGGGGTCTTCGATGGCCGATTCCGTCGGATCCGACCGCGCCTGACCGAACCCGAGCAGGATGAGCTGGTGTGGCAGGCCGAGCGTCTGGCCAAGACCTCACCCGACTACCTGGTGCTCTCGCTGGTGTCCGCGCTGATCGCCTCACTCGGCCTGCTCCTCAACTCCACCGCCGTGATCATCGGCGCCATGCTGGTCGCCCCGCTGATGACGCCGCTCGTCGCCCTCGGCGTCGGTGTGACGGCTGGGCGGGTCGGCATCGCCCGTCAGAGTCTGGCCACCGTCCTCAACGGCACCGGCATGATCCTGGTTGCCTCCTTCGTGCTCGGTCTGCTCATCCAGCCGGATGCCCCCACCTCCGAGATGACGTCACGCAGTGCCCCGACCCTGCTCGATGCCGGCATCGCCCTGGCATCGGGCATCGCCGGTGGGTACGCCACCGCCCGCCGAGACATCCCGGCCGCCTTGGCGGGGGTTGCCATCGCCGCAGCCCTCGTCCCGCCGCTGTGCGTCGTCGGCCTGGCCGCCGGGATCGGCCAGGCGCAGCTGGCCCTGGGTGCCCTGCTGCTGTTCACCACCAACATCGTCTGCATCGCAGCTGTCAGCTGCCTGGTGTTCGCCTGGCTGGGGCTGCGGATCCAGCGCCACCGACGGGTGGAGTCGCGCAGCGGCTGGGCGGTCGGCATGATCGCGGCCGTCGCCGGGCTGCTGGTCGCCATCGTCGTCCTCAACGCCGACCAGACGGGCTTCGACCGCCGTCGCATCATCAGCTCCATCGAGGAGACCATCCCGGGCATCAGCGTCCAGCAGGTGGAGACCAGCGGGATCTCTCCCGTCGAGGTGACCGCCACGGTGACAGCCGACAGCGACCCGACGCCTGCGGATGCGACCGTGATCGAAGGGGCCGTCGCCGAGGCGATCGGGTCACCGGTCGACCTCCGGCTGATCGTGCTGCCGGTCGTGACGCCCGACGGGGAGTGA
- a CDS encoding thermonuclease family protein, giving the protein MRTTTRVRTAALFCAVLLLGGCTLFGGPSDDPTVGRTDSVSPPPTIPRPEPVPQAETPAPPELDTTFPLVVQRRIDGDSFVGSDDVEYRVGMINTPEADECGGVEAAAATNALLAEGFRAETYTRDRFERAVSQILTPSGDLGVILAERGLADDRFLDAFAVENPPYAADLADAFERARSSQVGLWATCWIDGLPE; this is encoded by the coding sequence ATGAGGACGACGACACGTGTGCGGACCGCAGCGCTGTTCTGCGCAGTGCTGCTGCTCGGCGGCTGCACCCTCTTCGGAGGACCATCGGACGACCCGACCGTGGGCCGCACCGACTCGGTCTCGCCACCGCCGACGATTCCCCGGCCCGAGCCCGTGCCACAGGCCGAGACCCCCGCACCACCGGAGCTCGACACCACGTTCCCGCTCGTGGTGCAGCGCCGGATCGACGGCGACTCGTTCGTCGGCTCGGACGACGTCGAGTACCGCGTCGGGATGATCAACACGCCGGAGGCCGACGAGTGCGGCGGGGTCGAGGCCGCAGCGGCCACCAACGCCCTCCTGGCCGAGGGCTTCCGCGCGGAGACCTACACGCGCGACCGGTTCGAGCGCGCGGTCAGTCAGATCCTCACCCCCAGTGGTGACCTCGGCGTGATCCTGGCGGAGCGGGGTCTGGCCGACGACCGGTTCCTGGACGCCTTCGCCGTCGAGAACCCGCCGTACGCCGCCGACCTGGCCGACGCCTTCGAGCGGGCGCGCAGCAGCCAGGTCGGGCTCTGGGCGACCTGCTGGATCGATGGGCTGCCGGAGTAG
- a CDS encoding Gfo/Idh/MocA family protein — MAPGRMASGHTAAGRDLTADPIRWGVIGPGNIADGVIGDLALLEEGTLHAAASRSLDRAKDFAARHGAQVAYGSYADLLADDDVEVVYIATPHRQHHGIALAAIEAGKHLLVEKAFTCTLAGTIEVAEAARERGVFVMEAMWTRFQPAVVRLRELIADGAIGEVRNVQADLGLQVDFDPTHRLWDPAQGGGTLLDLGVYPVAWVQMILGGRPARLETSGTLGPNDLDAEATLLWEAPDGRQGTATTSLLSPLPGRAAIFGTLGWLEVPPRFHHPDRILLHRATEGWSTDETEEIVLPATGTGYSHELDEVHRCLAEGRTQSPVMPLQDTVAVMGVLEQALHSLGVYHDEDPSPI, encoded by the coding sequence ATGGCTCCTGGACGCATGGCTTCTGGACACACGGCTGCTGGACGTGACCTGACCGCCGACCCGATCCGCTGGGGGGTGATCGGACCCGGCAACATCGCCGACGGGGTGATCGGCGACCTCGCCCTGCTGGAGGAGGGGACATTGCACGCGGCCGCCTCCCGCAGCCTGGACCGGGCGAAGGACTTCGCAGCCCGGCATGGCGCGCAGGTGGCCTACGGGTCCTACGCCGACCTGTTGGCCGACGACGACGTCGAGGTCGTGTACATCGCGACGCCGCACCGGCAGCACCACGGGATCGCGCTGGCGGCCATCGAGGCGGGCAAGCACCTGCTGGTCGAGAAGGCCTTCACCTGCACCCTCGCTGGCACCATCGAAGTGGCGGAAGCCGCCCGGGAGCGTGGTGTCTTCGTGATGGAGGCCATGTGGACCCGGTTCCAACCCGCCGTGGTCCGGCTGCGGGAACTGATCGCCGACGGCGCCATCGGCGAGGTCCGCAACGTGCAGGCCGATCTTGGCCTGCAGGTCGACTTCGACCCCACCCACCGGCTGTGGGATCCCGCCCAGGGCGGCGGGACGCTCCTCGACCTCGGCGTCTACCCCGTGGCGTGGGTGCAGATGATCCTGGGTGGCCGCCCGGCACGACTGGAGACCTCCGGCACGCTGGGGCCGAACGACCTGGACGCCGAGGCCACGCTCCTGTGGGAGGCGCCGGACGGCCGGCAGGGGACCGCCACCACCTCGCTGCTCTCACCGCTGCCCGGCCGTGCGGCGATCTTCGGGACCCTCGGCTGGCTCGAGGTGCCGCCGCGCTTCCACCACCCCGACCGCATCCTGCTGCACCGGGCGACCGAGGGGTGGTCGACGGATGAGACGGAGGAGATCGTCCTGCCCGCGACCGGGACGGGGTACAGCCACGAGTTGGACGAGGTGCACCGCTGCCTGGCCGAAGGCCGAACCCAGAGCCCGGTCATGCCGCTACAGGACACCGTCGCGGTCATGGGGGTGCTGGAGCAGGCGCTGCACTCGCTCGGCGTGTACCACGACGAGGACCCCTCGCCCATCTGA